In one Nitrososphaera viennensis EN76 genomic region, the following are encoded:
- a CDS encoding TackOD1 domain-containing metal-binding protein, with protein MSGMGLDSNNRSSMDLKDDSTLAFLASFAKKHREDIQPQFRHGVGIIYEIENADLSFERIRNYEQEKLLSVTGSRSYSACPRCKSLLLSLRLSCPDCKKLSLARSEIMIHYGCEYSGPVEEFVSQKDSEYVCPKCSKQMKRVGIEYGRPGIGFKCQDCGRVFQYPLVNAVCHNGHELKVDEIDLQHFPVYRINDEIRNFAEVAEYFASIQQALAGKGLEAQVLCKIRGGSGVIHIIPLVVRAGKTQVIVDFILDESGFDAKILQKILRGADLSKYVMLLFVPEGLVGRLAPIVNPEKIKLVPLSGNKKKDPAAVAEEVIKAAG; from the coding sequence ATGAGCGGCATGGGGCTTGATAGTAATAACAGGAGCAGCATGGATCTCAAAGATGATAGCACGCTTGCATTCCTGGCGTCTTTTGCAAAAAAGCACAGGGAGGACATCCAGCCACAGTTTAGGCACGGCGTCGGCATAATCTATGAGATAGAGAACGCGGACCTTTCCTTTGAAAGGATAAGGAATTATGAGCAGGAAAAATTGCTATCGGTGACAGGTTCCAGGTCCTACTCTGCATGCCCCAGATGCAAGAGCCTGCTTCTATCACTCAGGCTCTCCTGCCCCGACTGCAAGAAACTCTCCCTTGCAAGATCAGAGATAATGATACACTATGGCTGCGAATACTCCGGGCCGGTGGAAGAGTTTGTCTCTCAAAAGGACAGCGAGTACGTGTGCCCCAAGTGCTCAAAGCAGATGAAGCGGGTGGGAATCGAATACGGCAGGCCGGGCATAGGATTCAAGTGCCAGGACTGCGGAAGGGTTTTTCAGTACCCTCTTGTGAACGCAGTCTGTCATAACGGCCACGAGCTAAAGGTCGATGAAATCGACCTCCAGCATTTTCCCGTGTACAGGATCAATGACGAAATACGGAACTTTGCAGAAGTGGCCGAGTATTTTGCCTCGATTCAACAGGCACTGGCAGGCAAAGGCCTCGAGGCCCAGGTCCTCTGCAAGATAAGGGGAGGAAGTGGCGTCATCCACATTATACCACTTGTAGTGAGGGCAGGAAAGACGCAGGTTATTGTGGATTTTATCCTGGATGAATCAGGATTTGACGCCAAGATCCTGCAAAAGATACTGAGGGGGGCAGATCTCAGCAAATACGTCATGCTCTTGTTCGTGCCGGAAGGCCTGGTCGGCAGACTTGCACCGATCGTCAACCCGGAGAAGATAAAACTCGTGCCTCTTTCCGGCAACAAGAAGAAGGATCCGGCTGCTGTCGCGGAAGAGGTAATCAAAGCTGCAGGCTAG
- a CDS encoding glycosyltransferase — MSALAAFAALMPSAFLFSLAAGITAIYTAWGVYHLIVTISGIKPPLSPDTRLEVYPRISAIIPARNEPILGRTIEACLYHVDYPQDKKEIIVVVDDEGGERIAFWYQQKHPETVKVLARRQFFPTKPSALNDAMLLCTGDIVVIMDVEDIPDRDVFKKAAAAIQGGKQAVQVMLRIGNTEDSWISRIFAMEYAGWFRIMLNGRSNLKMFAPLGGTGNYFSRAALRYVGGYEPTNLAEDAELAIRLRIARWNVSTLDARHWEEAPVKFDAWLKQRTRWFRGWMQSFWKYAGILLLQPTVARRIGFLGIFSTLVMLVSPLIVVLNWIAYAITVLWLLEGAGLVPQFITADTVPFWTIIPLGFNGLYYYIWIKGARLEGIEVKTLKYLPHMFFYMNVMMPIASLRAFYQELFKSVFWEKTTHHGRGVRSTAVEKH, encoded by the coding sequence ATGTCGGCGCTTGCGGCCTTTGCTGCACTGATGCCATCGGCGTTTCTGTTTTCACTGGCTGCGGGAATTACCGCCATCTACACGGCGTGGGGCGTCTACCACCTCATAGTCACAATATCGGGCATAAAGCCTCCACTGAGCCCCGACACGAGGCTTGAGGTCTACCCCAGAATCTCTGCAATAATTCCGGCCAGAAACGAGCCGATACTCGGAAGGACGATTGAGGCCTGCCTTTACCACGTTGACTACCCTCAGGACAAAAAGGAGATAATTGTAGTCGTCGACGACGAGGGAGGCGAGCGCATTGCGTTCTGGTACCAGCAAAAGCACCCGGAGACAGTCAAGGTGCTGGCGCGGCGCCAGTTTTTTCCTACAAAGCCATCTGCGCTAAACGATGCCATGCTGCTTTGCACCGGGGACATCGTGGTGATAATGGACGTGGAGGATATTCCTGACAGGGACGTCTTCAAAAAGGCAGCCGCAGCCATACAGGGAGGCAAGCAAGCGGTGCAGGTCATGCTGCGCATTGGCAACACCGAGGACTCGTGGATATCCAGGATATTTGCAATGGAGTACGCAGGGTGGTTCCGCATTATGCTCAACGGCAGATCGAACCTGAAAATGTTTGCACCGCTTGGCGGCACGGGTAACTACTTTAGCAGGGCCGCCCTGCGTTACGTGGGCGGGTATGAGCCGACTAACCTGGCAGAGGATGCCGAACTTGCAATACGGCTCAGGATTGCCAGGTGGAATGTCTCGACGCTTGACGCCCGGCACTGGGAAGAGGCGCCGGTCAAGTTTGACGCATGGCTCAAGCAGAGAACCCGGTGGTTCCGCGGATGGATGCAGAGCTTCTGGAAATACGCTGGCATATTGTTGCTCCAGCCAACCGTTGCAAGAAGGATAGGTTTTCTGGGAATATTTTCAACGCTTGTGATGCTGGTCAGCCCACTGATAGTGGTGCTCAACTGGATCGCATACGCAATCACCGTGCTATGGCTGCTGGAAGGGGCAGGATTGGTTCCGCAGTTTATTACCGCCGATACGGTTCCTTTCTGGACAATAATACCGCTTGGATTCAACGGCCTTTACTACTACATCTGGATAAAGGGGGCCAGGCTGGAAGGCATAGAGGTAAAGACCTTGAAGTATCTGCCGCACATGTTCTTTTACATGAATGTCATGATGCCCATCGCATCTTTGCGGGCTTTTTATCAGGAGCTTTTCAAGTCAGTCTTTTGGGAAAAGACCACGCACCACGGAAGAGGAGTAAGGTCGACTGCGGTGGAGAAACATTGA
- a CDS encoding methionine-R-sulfoxide reductase: MSYNKLTPEEERVIVHKATEPPFSGEYDNFYEQGTYVCRRCNQPLFSSKSKFDAGCGWPAFDDSFPNAIKRLPDPDGIRTEIECARCGAHLGHEFIGENLTAKNTRECVNSLSIRFIPAART; encoded by the coding sequence ATGAGTTACAACAAGCTGACTCCTGAAGAAGAAAGAGTAATAGTACACAAGGCAACAGAACCTCCTTTCTCTGGAGAATATGACAATTTTTACGAACAGGGCACATATGTATGCCGACGATGTAATCAGCCTCTTTTTTCATCCAAGAGCAAGTTTGATGCAGGGTGCGGATGGCCCGCCTTTGATGACAGTTTTCCTAACGCCATAAAACGTCTGCCAGATCCGGACGGAATAAGAACGGAGATAGAGTGCGCAAGATGCGGCGCTCACCTGGGGCATGAATTTATTGGAGAAAACCTGACGGCCAAGAACACCAGAGAATGTGTCAATTCGTTGTCCATACGTTTTATCCCTGCTGCCAGGACATGA